ACCCTCGGCATTGCTGAAGTTCTTCGCGCAGCGCCGCCCGTTCGCGAAGTTCGCGCCCGGCAAACGTCGGCCGTTGCCGTAGCCCGACGAAATCGCGCGGAAGGACAGGTCGTGTTCGCAGATGATGTAGAACCGCCGCGCCACCCCGCCGCTGCGCGCGACGCTCGGGCGTGTCGCATCCATCGCGAAGTAGCAGGGGTTCTTGGCCGACCCCTCCATGACCTTCTCCATGTACAAGGCGCGGGCCCGTTGCAGAACGACCTCGAAATCTGGCCGTCGCCATCCCCCACATGGGCTTGAAGCCAGGGCGGGATTTCCTCGTAATGTTCGTCGGCAAGCGCGCGGGGGATGAGAGGCCAAGCCGCCATGGCGGCGGCGCCCAAAATGACCAGCAGACTGACAACTCTCTGACTGAGAGGAATCAATCGCACGAGATTCAGTCTCCCCGTGTTTCGCACCCTTCCGATGTTGCGCGAAAAAATGCCGTCATTAGGGCATTTCGCGGGCGCGAATCGGGTGCGCAGAACGACCGGCAGCAATCATAACCGATTACTCCTCCGTGCAAGCCCCATCCCGTGTAGAGACTATCGATCGCAGCCGCGTTGCGATGGGTCAGGTTCCAAACGCATAGGTGTGCAGAGCGCCGCCGAGCACGCCCCATTCCAGGCACTGACGCATGTCAGCGTATTTCTTCCGGACCTCGTCGAAGAACGCGGGAGAGCGCGCGGCGCCGAGCACCTCCCTATTTTCGTCCATGCGCGCAAGGAAGCGGCCGTACCACGCGATGTAGTCCTGATCGAGATTGACAATGCCCGTGCAGGTCCATCCCTGCCGCTCGGGCGCCTGACGCATCTCCGCCATCGAATGCACGGTTGGGGGCAGACAGTCCGCCTCGGCAAGCGCGGATGCGTCGTACGCGATGTAGTCGAACACCGCGATCCGCGCCCGCTGATTGGCGACCTTGCGAAAGGCGGCAAAACAGGCTTCCAAATCCTCGCAAGCGTAGAGCGAATTGAACGCGTAGATCACGTCCACCGTCGGCAGACCCAATTCACCGAGCTTGGTGACGTCGCCGGGGATGAACTGCCGCTCCGGGTAGCGGCTGTTGGCATAGCCCACGGACTGCGCATCGAGATCGACCCCGACGACAGAGGCGCCTGTCTTCCGTCCGATGGCATCGGCCGTTGCGCCGAGCCCGCTGCCGGCATCGAGCACCGTCTCGCTCGGCGCGGGGCTAACATGGGACAAGACGAGATCGATGGCGTCTTCCTCGCCGGGATGGGCGAAGTCGCCCCCGCGAATGCGCGCCAGGAAGGACTTGTTGTCGAAGCTATTCATGCCGGTCATCGGGGCAACTGTACTCTCGCATATCGAGTCAGGGGGTGCCCCAACGCTGCGCCAATTGTCACTGGTTCGGCGGGCGAGAGATGGTAGCATTTCGCCCCATGCCGGACCTGATCAAATTCGTGGCCAAGCAATACGCGATCGGCATCGTGGCGGTCGCCCTGTTCGCAGTGACGTTGCTCGTCACCGACGCGTGGGGGCTCGGGACGCTCGTGCAATCGGACGTGACGCCCCTCACCACGGCTGTCATCTTCATCGTGTTCGGAGTCATATTGCTGTCGCCGCTCGTGGTCGGCACAGCCATCTTCCTGTCGAGAACAATTCCGGACGAGCACCGCTGAGTCTCGTTTACGCGCTGGGCCTAGCGCGCGAGCCGACGACCGTCTTGCACAACGGCAAATCCGACAGGGTGCGTGCGCGGCCCGGCTTGTGCTTCTTCGCGTATTGCAGAAGCGCAGGCTCGAGCTTCTCCCGCGGCCAGAAATTCGGCTCGCCGATCTCCTTCAGGCAGGAGGCGTTCCAATAAGCGCCCACGCGTGACGGCGACTGGCCCGCGCGCACCGCACGCCCAACGGCGACGATGTCTTTCGCTTCCGGATAGATATAGACCGTCGTCGGACTATCCGCGATCGCCAGGAACTGATCGTCGGCGTCCCGGGGCCAGCTCGTGCAGCCGCTCGAACGACCGGCGCTGTAGTTTATGAGCTTGCCGAAGGGCACGTAGCCGCTCTTATCCGCATATTTGCTCGACGGCATTTTCAGCCGGCACTGCCACCGCACGATTGCCGCCGAATGGCCGCCAATGGCGCGCGACCGCGCGTTGGCCGTATCGCCCTCGCCCGTGTATTGCACGAACGACCGGACAAGCGGCTGATAGCCACCGGCCTCGCTGTAATATCCCTTGAAGGAGGTGCGCGTCTCGGCCGTCAGGTATCCGCCGCCGGTGGTCAGATGCGAGTTCGCCGCATTCGAGAAATTCTTCGCGCACCTTGCGTTGTTGGAGACATTGGCAAGACCTTCGAAATTACGCCCTGCGCCATGACCCGAGGTAACCGCGCGGAAGGTCTGCTTGTTCTCGCAGATGGCATAGAACCGTTTGGCGCCCTCGCCGGGCCGCGTCGCGTCGAAGGCGAAGTAGCAGGAATTCTTGACCTTCCCGGCGCGCACCTTTGCCTGATGGAAGTCGCGCGCGCGCTTCAACACGGTGGCGGAGATCTGCCCCTCGCCATCGCCGATATGGGGATTGAGCCAGGCGGGCACGCCGGGAATAACCGGCTGGGCGGGCTCCGGCGGCGGCGCAGGCGCAAGTGCGGGCCGCATGGCAGGCGCCAGCAGCGCGGGAGGCGCAGCCTGATAGGCAGGCGCGGCTTGATAGGTGGGTGCAACCGGCGCGTTCGGCACGGGCATTACCGGCGACGGGGCGGTTGCGGCAGGCGCATATTGACCGGCCGGCATTGCCTGGGTCGCCGGTGCGGCAACGGGAGCCGGCGCAGCCTGCGGCGGCGGGGCCTGAACGTCCGGCACATAACGGGACCCGGCACGACCGTGTCTCGGGACGATCGTGACCGCCTGTGGCGAGCCTTGCGGCGCGCGGCGAGCAAGGAAGCTGCTGTGCGGCGGCAGGCCGCTCAGGAGGCTGGCGGCGAGCAGAAGCGCGCCCAGGCCAAAGGCCGGAACGCCGAAACCGCTTCTCACCCGATTTGCCCCTCGCACGAGACAGGCTCCCTCAAGTCGCACAGTCCGAACCGCCTGGGATGGCCCGGCCCGGCCAAAAACCGAACGCGGACACACGCAAGGCGAGTTCTTCCGCGCATTATACCTCACTTTGCGACGTTAGAGCGGCGAGGGTTAATCTGCCGTGAACCGGGGCGTTTGACGGATTCGCGGGGCCACGGGCCAAAACGAGACGTTTCAGAAGCTCAGCGGTGCGGACAGCCTGGCCAGCAACAGGGCCTGCGCTTGCCGTCGTTGAGGTTGGACCGGCCCCATTCGATGCGGCGAACCCGCGTTTCGGCCTTCTTGGCCGACTCGATCCAGCAGATCCATTCGTTGCGCGCGAGCGGCGTGATGTCTTCCCACGTTTCCAAGGCCTCTGCGTCGGCGAGCAGCGCCTTGCGGAAGTCCGCCGGCAGGTCGTGAACCACGCCGCCTGATATGAGTTTAGCCGCCATTCCCTCACCCTCTCCTCTACTCGCTTCCGCACGCTCGCCAGGCCCGTCCAGTTTGCCCCATCGAGCCGGGACAACAAGGTACGCCGACCTACTCAAGCGGCGCCAATCGCCCTAACATGGCGCCGTTGATGCCCGGCAAGCACACCAAGAACGATGCAGAGGACGAAACGATGACCTCACGAATGACGACCGGACAAGGAAAACTCTACGACAGCATTGTCGACACGATCGGCAACACGCCGTGCATCCGCGTGAAACGCCTGGCGCCGGATAATGTGCGGCTCTATGTGAAAGCCGAGTTCTTCAACCCGGCGGCGTCCGTGAAAGACCGCCTGGCCATCAGCATCATCGAGGAGGCCGAGAAGCGCGGCGACCTCAAGCCGGGCCAGACCGTGGTAGAGGCCACGAGCGGCAATACGGGCATCGGCCTCGCCATGGTCTGCGCCGCCAAGGGCTATCCGCTGGTGGTCACCATGGCCGAGAGCTTCTCCATCGAGCGGCGGAAGCTCATGCGCTTCCTGGGCGCCAAGGTGGTCCTGACCCCGAAAGAGCTCAAAGGCTTCGGCATGTATCAAAAGGCCGTGGAGCTCGCGAAGGAACACGGCTGGTTCCTCGCCCATCAGTTCGAGACGCCCGACAACGCACTCATCCACGCGAATACCACGGCGCGGGAGATCCTCGCCGACTTCGACGGCGAGCGCCTGGACTATTTCGTCAGCGGCTACGGCACCGGCGGCACGGTGGCCGGCGTCGGCCGCGTACTGCGCAAGGAACGCCCCGACACGAAGATCATTCTGAGCGAGCCCGCGAACGCGGGGCTGGTGGGCAGCGGCATTGCCCAGGAACGGTCAGAGGATGGCGCGCCGAGCGTGAGCCATTCCGCCTTCGAGCCCCACCCGGTGCAAGGGTGGACGCCCGACTTCATTCCCCTCGTGCTGCAGGAAGCTATCGACGAGCACTATTACGACGAACTTGTTCCCGTTGCAGGCCCCACCGCCATCGAGTGGTCGCGGAAACTCGCAGCGCAAGAAGGCATCCTCACGGGCATCTCAGGCGGCGCCACCTTCGCCGTTGCCCGGCAGATCGCCGAGCAGGCGGAGGACGGCGCCGTCATCCTCGCCATGCTGCCCGATACCGGCGAGCGCTATCTCTCGACGCCGCTGTTCGAGAACATCGAAGAGGTGATGACCGAGGACGAACGCGCGCTGATGAAATCCACCCCCGGCTATCAGATGGCTTAGGCCTGAGGGGACGGCGTACAGTCAAGACGGCGCGACCGTATGGGGCGTAATCGTGTAGCCGAACGGGTCGCGAAACGCGAAGTAGCGGCCAAACGGCCCGTCTTTCGGCGGGAACACGATTTCCGTCCCGTTCTCGACGAGATGGTCATGCAGCGCGTCGGCGTCGTCGCAGCCGAACCAGATGGCGATGCCCTCACCCAGCCCGCCCTGTCCCTTGAGTTCGCCCATGGGTATGCGCACGGCGAACGGCACCGGAGTTGTGTCGAACACCACGGCCCCGGGAGGGCTCTGGGGCGCGGCCTTCAGGCCGACGATTTCGGTGTAGAAGGCCCGTGCGGCAGCGAGGTCTTCGGTTTGAATGCCGATAAAATCGGGTCCGATCAAATGGGGCATGACGGGGTTTCCCTCTCTTGGACGAGCGCATAATATAAGTGCCCTGATATTTATATAAGGGCACTTATATGTCAAGCGAGCAGACCCACCCGGCGCTGAACGATCCCTATGCAACGATCGGCTTTGCCTTGAAGCTGGCGCAGCAGGCACTACGCACACGTATGGACGCCGGACTGCGGGAGATTGGGCTGACCACGCCCCAATATGCGGTCCTCACCTTCCTGAAGGAGGAGCCAGGTGCTTCGAACGCCGCTCTCGCGCGCCGCGCGTTCGTGACGCCGCAAACGATGCAGGCGATCTTGGTCGCACTCGAGCGTGCAGGCTTCATCGCGCGGACGCCCCATCCCGTACATGGACGCGTTCAAACGACCGAACTGACGCGGAAGGGGTGCGATGCCCTGGACGCCGCCACGGGGATCGTGGCCGATGCGGAAAGGCGCCTTCGGAAAGCTTGTGCTCCTCTCGATCCCGATGCCATCGCGCCGGTGTTGCTGCGGCTCGCAGAAGCGCTCCGCTGAGCGAGGAAGGGGCGCGGGCTCATCACGATGTCCACACCGGTGTTTCGGATGGATGAGGGGGCAAAACCGGTTGATGCCGCGCGCCTCGTTGCTGATGCGGGGGCCCGGCTGCTAAACATCCGGCCATGTGTGAGCCCATCCTGATCCTCGTCGATGCCGATGCCTGTCCTGTAAAAGACGAGGTTTTTCGGGTCGCCGCAAGATACGCGGTCAAGACCATCGTCGTTTCCAACGCCTATATGATGCTGCCGAAGGACGCGAATATCGAGCGCGTGGTCGTCGATCAGGGCCTCGACGTTGCCGACGATTGGATCGCGGAGCGGGCCCGCCCCGGCGTGATCGTGGTGACGAACGACGTGCCCCTCGCCCATCGCGCCGTTACGGCGAAGGCCGAGGCCATCGCTCCGAACGGCAAAGCCTTCACCGACGCTTCCATGGGCATGGCGCTGGCCGTGCGCGATCTGATGACCGATTTGCGCTCGGCGGGCGAGATCACGGGCGGCCCGCGCCCGTTCTCGAAGGCTGACCGCTCGGCCTTCCTGCAGGCGCTCGATGCGGCCATCGTGCGTCTGAAGCGAAACGGTCACCCCACGGAGCAGGCAGGGGCGTAGTACTACCGCCGAGGGCGGTCACTCCCACTCGATGGTGCCGGGCGGCTTTGACGTGATGTCGTAGACACGCGGTTGATGCCGCGCACCTCGTTGATGATGCGCGTGGCAGTGCGCCCCAGAAAATCGTGGGAGAAGTCGAAATAGTCCGCCGTCATCCCGTCCGTGGAGGTGACGGCGCGGAGCGCGCAGACGAAATCGTAGGTGCGCGCATCGCCCATGACGCCCACGGTGCGCACGGGCAGCAGCACGGCGAAGGCCTGCCAGATCGTGTCGTAGAGGCCGGCGTTGCGGATCTCTTCCAGATAGATGGCGTCGGCGGCGCGCAGAATCTCCAGCTTCTCTTCCGTGATGTCGCCTGGAATGCGGATGGCGAGCCCCGGCCCCGGGAACGGATGACGGCCGACGAAGGTCTCGGGCAGGCCGAGTTCGCGGCCGAGCTCCCGCACCTCGTCCTTGAACAGCATGCGCAAGGGCTCGACGAGCTTGAGCTTCATGGTTTCGGGGAGCCCGCCCACGTTGTGGTGGGACTTGATGGTGACGGAAGGCCCGCCCGTCGCCGAGACGCTCTCGATCACGTCCGGGTAGAGCGTGCCTTGCGCGAGGAACTGTGCGTCCTCGAGCCTCTCGGATTCTTCCTCGAACACCTCGATGAACAGCCGCCCGATGATCTTGCGCTTGGCTTCCGGGTCGGAGATGCCATCCAGCGCGCGCAAGAACCGCTCGGACGCATCCACATGCACCAGCGGAATGTTGTAATGCCCGCGGAACAGGTCGACGACCTCCGTGGCCTCGTTCTTCCTGAGCAGGCCATGGTCCACGAAGATGCAGGTGAGCTGATCGCCGATGGCCTCATGGATGAGGAGCGCGGCGACGGACGAGTCCACGCCGCCCGAAAGCCCGCACACGACCCTTCCCGAACCGACTTGGCTGCGGATGCGCTGCACCTCCGCCTCGCGGAACTGCGCCATGCTCCAGTCGCCATGGCAACCGCCGATCTTGCGCACGAAGGTCTCGATGATCGCGGCACCCTTGGGCGTGTGCACAACCTCCGGGTGGAACTGCACGCCGTAGAGCTTGCGCTCGTCGTCGGCGATGGCCGCGAAAGGCGCGCCGGTGGAGACGCCTACCGCGCGGAAGCCTTGCGGTAGAGCGGTGACCCGGTCGCCATGGCTCATCCAGACTTGCGCCCGTTCGCCCTCTTCGAAGACGCCGTCGAACAGCGCCGTGTCGGCCACGACCTCGAGCTCGGCGCGGCCGAATTCCCGCTCATGCCCTGCTTCCACCTGCCCGCCGAGCGCCGCCACCATGGCCTGCTCGCCGTAGCAGATGCCGAGCACGGGCACGCCGGCTGTGAAGATCGCATCCGGCGCGCGGGGCGTGCCGGTCTCATGCACGGACGCCGGGCCGCCCGACAGGATGATGGCCTTCGGCTTCGCGGCGGCCAGC
The nucleotide sequence above comes from Methyloceanibacter stevinii. Encoded proteins:
- the cysK gene encoding cysteine synthase A, which translates into the protein MPGKHTKNDAEDETMTSRMTTGQGKLYDSIVDTIGNTPCIRVKRLAPDNVRLYVKAEFFNPAASVKDRLAISIIEEAEKRGDLKPGQTVVEATSGNTGIGLAMVCAAKGYPLVVTMAESFSIERRKLMRFLGAKVVLTPKELKGFGMYQKAVELAKEHGWFLAHQFETPDNALIHANTTAREILADFDGERLDYFVSGYGTGGTVAGVGRVLRKERPDTKIILSEPANAGLVGSGIAQERSEDGAPSVSHSAFEPHPVQGWTPDFIPLVLQEAIDEHYYDELVPVAGPTAIEWSRKLAAQEGILTGISGGATFAVARQIAEQAEDGAVILAMLPDTGERYLSTPLFENIEEVMTEDERALMKSTPGYQMA
- a CDS encoding VOC family protein gives rise to the protein MPHLIGPDFIGIQTEDLAAARAFYTEIVGLKAAPQSPPGAVVFDTTPVPFAVRIPMGELKGQGGLGEGIAIWFGCDDADALHDHLVENGTEIVFPPKDGPFGRYFAFRDPFGYTITPHTVAPS
- a CDS encoding YaiI/YqxD family protein, translated to MCEPILILVDADACPVKDEVFRVAARYAVKTIVVSNAYMMLPKDANIERVVVDQGLDVADDWIAERARPGVIVVTNDVPLAHRAVTAKAEAIAPNGKAFTDASMGMALAVRDLMTDLRSAGEITGGPRPFSKADRSAFLQALDAAIVRLKRNGHPTEQAGA
- a CDS encoding YdeI/OmpD-associated family protein — its product is MAAKLISGGVVHDLPADFRKALLADAEALETWEDITPLARNEWICWIESAKKAETRVRRIEWGRSNLNDGKRRPCCWPGCPHR
- a CDS encoding MarR family winged helix-turn-helix transcriptional regulator, whose protein sequence is MSSEQTHPALNDPYATIGFALKLAQQALRTRMDAGLREIGLTTPQYAVLTFLKEEPGASNAALARRAFVTPQTMQAILVALERAGFIARTPHPVHGRVQTTELTRKGCDALDAATGIVADAERRLRKACAPLDPDAIAPVLLRLAEALR
- a CDS encoding class I SAM-dependent methyltransferase, yielding MTGMNSFDNKSFLARIRGGDFAHPGEEDAIDLVLSHVSPAPSETVLDAGSGLGATADAIGRKTGASVVGVDLDAQSVGYANSRYPERQFIPGDVTKLGELGLPTVDVIYAFNSLYACEDLEACFAAFRKVANQRARIAVFDYIAYDASALAEADCLPPTVHSMAEMRQAPERQGWTCTGIVNLDQDYIAWYGRFLARMDENREVLGAARSPAFFDEVRKKYADMRQCLEWGVLGGALHTYAFGT